A genomic region of Bacteroidales bacterium contains the following coding sequences:
- a CDS encoding YqgE/AlgH family protein: MQIHYDFFRVENDNMTPARGRILISEPLLNDSYFKRSVVLLTEHSENGSVGFVLNKPIDISITEVIEDFPSFDTTLYVGGPVGKDTVHYIHTLGELIPNSVQVKDGIYWGGDFEQVKEYIREGLIQPSQIRFFLGYSGWNPQQLEGEIENNAWLVSEVDGSKIMKPDENMWEKILRSLGSHYKSWTNCPENPTLN; the protein is encoded by the coding sequence ATGCAGATTCATTATGATTTTTTCAGAGTAGAAAACGATAATATGACGCCCGCACGGGGCCGTATATTGATCTCAGAGCCATTGCTCAATGACTCCTATTTTAAGCGTTCTGTGGTGCTGCTTACAGAACATTCTGAAAACGGATCTGTAGGATTCGTATTGAATAAGCCCATTGATATATCCATCACCGAGGTTATCGAGGATTTTCCCTCTTTTGATACCACTTTGTATGTTGGCGGCCCGGTGGGTAAAGATACGGTACACTATATTCATACCTTGGGAGAACTTATACCCAACTCGGTTCAAGTTAAGGATGGCATCTATTGGGGCGGGGATTTTGAGCAGGTGAAGGAATACATCAGGGAAGGGTTAATACAACCCTCACAAATCCGCTTTTTCCTGGGGTATTCAGGTTGGAACCCTCAACAACTGGAAGGAGAAATAGAAAATAATGCATGGCTGGTGTCTGAAGTGGATGGTTCAAAAATCATGAAGCCCGATGAAAATATGTGGGAAAAAATACTTCGGAGTCTCGGCAGTCATTATAAAAGCTGGACCAATTGCCCTGAAAATCCCACCCTCAACTAA
- a CDS encoding aminotransferase class IV family protein, giving the protein MDQYINLNGQYLDAKEPVFSAGNRGFRYGDALYEVMHANGTTLQFFQDHMERLIKNMNYLNMEIPPPISNHRIQQEIVKLLNKNKHLKGAKARVTVFRNGGGQYTPNTNSCSYFIESEKLETDIYTLNKKGLIVDVFQNLKKPITPLSNLNSTDALFYILAGNFKREHDLDDCLLVNQNNEIIEAPGSNIFLVRKNVVKTPPLKSGCKEGIIRKHIFDFAHHLGYKMSRQHPVSFEDLTDADEMFLTNSIDGIQWVGGIRQKRYFKNTAKKMANLLNEKTRID; this is encoded by the coding sequence ATGGATCAATACATCAACCTGAACGGTCAATACCTTGATGCGAAAGAACCCGTATTCTCCGCCGGTAACAGGGGATTCAGGTATGGAGATGCCTTGTATGAAGTGATGCATGCCAACGGTACCACCCTACAGTTTTTTCAGGACCACATGGAACGGCTCATAAAAAACATGAATTACCTGAACATGGAAATTCCTCCTCCTATCAGCAACCATCGCATTCAACAGGAGATCGTTAAGCTGCTGAACAAAAACAAACACCTCAAAGGGGCGAAGGCAAGGGTTACAGTATTCAGGAATGGCGGAGGACAGTACACCCCCAATACCAATTCCTGTTCTTACTTCATTGAAAGCGAAAAACTGGAAACCGATATCTATACATTAAACAAAAAAGGACTGATCGTCGATGTTTTCCAGAATCTGAAAAAGCCCATTACGCCGCTTTCCAATCTTAATAGCACAGATGCCTTGTTTTATATACTGGCAGGGAATTTCAAGAGAGAACATGATCTGGATGATTGCCTTCTGGTCAACCAAAACAATGAAATAATTGAAGCTCCCGGCTCGAACATTTTTCTGGTCAGAAAAAATGTGGTCAAAACACCGCCTTTAAAATCAGGCTGTAAGGAAGGAATTATCAGGAAGCACATTTTTGATTTTGCCCATCATCTTGGATATAAGATGTCCCGTCAACATCCGGTGTCATTTGAAGACCTCACGGATGCCGATGAGATGTTTCTGACCAATAGCATTGACGGAATTCAATGGGTAGGAGGAATAAGGCAAAAAAGGTATTTTAAAAATACTGCTAAAAAAATGGCAAACCTGCTCAATGAAAAAACCCGCATCGATTAG
- a CDS encoding rhomboid family intramembrane serine protease: MITPIIIAITVGISILAFQKDNIFERLQLNPYLIHHRNQFHRIVTHGFLHADWIHLLVNMIVLFSFGSAVENRFEILESKGMLGNSTLHFLMLYFIGMMISTISTIRKYKDNYNYNAIGASGAVSAVVFAFILFSPRNTLLLMGIIPIPAIVFGVLYLVYSQYMRKKSGGNVNHDAHFIGAIFGFIYPILLEPSLIRYFFSQVF; the protein is encoded by the coding sequence ATGATCACTCCCATTATTATAGCCATAACAGTTGGAATTTCGATTCTGGCTTTTCAAAAAGACAATATTTTTGAGCGCCTGCAATTGAATCCCTATCTCATTCACCACAGAAATCAGTTTCACAGGATCGTCACCCATGGATTTCTTCATGCCGACTGGATCCATCTGCTGGTGAATATGATTGTACTTTTCTCATTCGGAAGCGCCGTGGAAAACCGGTTTGAGATTCTGGAGAGCAAAGGCATGCTCGGCAATTCAACCCTTCACTTTTTGATGCTATACTTTATTGGCATGATGATATCCACCATTTCAACCATCAGAAAATATAAAGACAATTACAACTACAACGCCATCGGTGCTTCCGGAGCAGTTTCTGCAGTTGTTTTTGCATTTATTCTCTTTTCACCACGGAACACGCTTTTGCTGATGGGAATCATTCCCATTCCGGCCATTGTTTTTGGTGTGCTATATCTTGTTTATAGTCAGTATATGCGCAAAAAAAGTGGCGGTAACGTAAATCATGACGCCCACTTTATCGGGGCGATATTCGGATTCATTTATCCCATTTTGCTGGAACCAAGTTTAATAAGATATTTCTTCAGTCAAGTGTTCTAA
- the holA gene encoding DNA polymerase III subunit delta, with amino-acid sequence MEYNQILDELKNKIYRPVYLFHGEEPYFIDKLTQFIQDNVLSESEKSFNQTILYGKDTDAGTVINTAKRYPMMSSHQVVILKEAQTMKEINDLYYYLEKPQKSTILVISHKYKTLDKRTKLFKSLQKNGVVFESKKIPDYRIPEWIAKYLEHHKKSINNDAAMLITEYLGNDLNKVAHELDKLLLTLPEKETTITTNHVETNIGISKDYNPFELNKALAEKDVLKANRIILHFGKNPNEYPIPLIIGSLYFFFSKLLGYHFLTNKNKKQVASTLKVYPNMTWQYEKAAKKYNYQKVARIISYLREYDLKSKGLNNVSATQGELLKELIFKILH; translated from the coding sequence ATGGAGTACAATCAAATACTGGATGAACTCAAGAACAAAATCTACAGACCTGTTTATCTTTTTCACGGGGAGGAACCGTATTTTATTGATAAATTAACCCAGTTCATTCAGGATAACGTACTTTCAGAATCGGAAAAATCGTTCAATCAAACCATTCTTTACGGAAAGGACACGGATGCCGGAACAGTGATCAATACAGCCAAGCGGTATCCCATGATGTCAAGTCATCAGGTAGTCATTTTAAAGGAGGCCCAGACGATGAAGGAGATCAACGACCTGTACTACTATCTGGAGAAGCCTCAAAAATCAACCATACTGGTTATTAGTCATAAATACAAAACATTAGACAAAAGAACCAAGTTATTCAAATCCCTTCAAAAAAACGGTGTTGTATTTGAATCAAAGAAAATACCGGATTACAGGATTCCCGAATGGATCGCGAAATACCTGGAACATCACAAAAAAAGCATAAATAACGATGCAGCCATGCTGATAACGGAATATCTGGGAAATGATCTGAACAAAGTCGCTCATGAGCTTGACAAACTCCTCTTAACACTGCCGGAAAAGGAAACCACCATTACCACCAACCATGTAGAAACCAATATAGGAATAAGCAAAGATTACAATCCTTTTGAATTAAACAAGGCACTGGCTGAAAAAGATGTATTAAAGGCAAACCGTATTATCCTGCATTTTGGCAAAAATCCCAATGAATATCCCATACCGCTGATCATAGGATCACTTTACTTTTTCTTTTCCAAACTGTTGGGTTATCACTTTTTAACAAACAAAAACAAAAAACAGGTTGCATCTACCCTGAAAGTCTATCCAAATATGACCTGGCAATATGAAAAAGCAGCCAAAAAATATAACTATCAAAAGGTTGCAAGAATCATCTCTTATCTGAGAGAATACGACCTGAAATCAAAAGGTTTAAACAATGTAAGTGCCACACAGGGCGAATTGCTAAAAGAATTGATATTTAAAATCCTTCACTAA
- a CDS encoding type I restriction enzyme HsdR N-terminal domain-containing protein, whose amino-acid sequence MKQLNLPQYFFKIKSKEQKKYIFDTIRKKFVLLTPEEWVRQNFVRYLVQAKHYSSQLIAIEMTLEYNRLSYRADVVVYNRMMQPALIVECKAPEVKLKQDHFDQIARYNMQLRVEYLVVTNGINHYCCRVDFEEGKYAFLKDIPDFREIN is encoded by the coding sequence ATGAAGCAACTTAACTTGCCCCAATATTTCTTCAAAATTAAATCAAAGGAACAAAAAAAATACATTTTTGATACCATAAGGAAAAAGTTTGTTTTGTTAACACCCGAAGAATGGGTACGACAAAATTTTGTCCGGTATCTTGTTCAGGCAAAGCATTATTCTTCTCAGCTTATTGCCATTGAGATGACCCTGGAGTATAACCGGTTGTCTTACAGGGCAGATGTTGTGGTATACAACAGAATGATGCAACCGGCCTTAATTGTAGAATGTAAGGCTCCCGAAGTGAAGCTCAAACAGGATCATTTTGACCAGATTGCCCGTTACAACATGCAGCTTAGGGTAGAATATCTTGTTGTTACCAATGGGATAAACCATTATTGCTGCCGGGTCGATTTTGAGGAAGGAAAGTATGCTTTTTTGAAAGATATTCCTGACTTCCGGGAAATCAATTAA
- a CDS encoding GNAT family N-acetyltransferase, with translation MTVDILEERDIKLRAIEPSDADLIYRWENDSSVWHAGNTIEPFSRHIINQYVQTAHLDLFQTKQLRLMIDLKSGMGESAETIGSVDLFEIDSYHQKAGIGILIHKEKNRNKGYAGQALDVMIKYAFGVLLLHQLYCNIDEDNEPSLNLFRKKGFQVTGNKKDWIRTKNGWKNELFLQLINPEH, from the coding sequence ATGACCGTGGATATACTGGAGGAAAGAGACATCAAACTCAGGGCTATAGAGCCCTCCGACGCTGACCTGATATACCGGTGGGAGAATGATTCATCTGTATGGCATGCAGGAAATACCATTGAACCTTTTTCCCGGCATATAATCAATCAATACGTTCAAACGGCGCATCTCGATCTGTTTCAAACCAAACAGCTAAGGTTGATGATCGACTTGAAATCCGGCATGGGAGAATCTGCAGAAACCATTGGAAGTGTCGATCTATTTGAAATTGACAGCTATCATCAGAAGGCAGGAATCGGCATATTGATACACAAGGAAAAAAACAGGAACAAGGGATATGCCGGTCAGGCCCTTGATGTCATGATAAAGTACGCCTTCGGGGTGCTTTTGCTTCATCAGCTTTACTGCAATATAGACGAAGACAACGAACCAAGCCTTAACCTGTTCAGGAAAAAAGGCTTTCAGGTTACAGGTAATAAAAAGGACTGGATTCGCACGAAAAACGGATGGAAAAACGAATTGTTCCTGCAACTGATCAATCCGGAGCATTAA
- a CDS encoding PLP-dependent aminotransferase family protein, with the protein MISDLEHIFSDSTKNMKRSAIREILKFLQKPEIISFGGGLPAPESFPVKELKQIFNELMDEEGPEALQYGATEGVQELRKILMERYQKEGLNIGIDNLAITTSSQQALYILGKIFLDKGDKVVCGLPSYLGGISAFRTFGADMHGIRTDEKGMRSDHLEEKLKEFRKQGTKPKFIYVIPDFQNPTGITMPESRRKEIINLAREYDVLIVEDNPYREIRFEGEPQRTIFELDNSWQVITLGSLSKTFSPGLRLGWAIGDKNIIDQMVVAKQSLDLCTPTLTQKLAARYIKEGYLDEHLKKTTRQYKRKRDNMIEAFRKYMPEGVTWNEPHGGLFLFLYLPEYMDSQKLFYTAIKKEVAFVMGDVFHCDGSGKNTLRINFSYVDEERATEGIKRLAHAIKEEMKTQ; encoded by the coding sequence ATGATATCCGATCTGGAACACATTTTTTCGGACAGCACCAAAAACATGAAAAGATCTGCCATCCGGGAAATACTCAAGTTTTTGCAGAAACCCGAAATCATCTCATTTGGAGGAGGTCTGCCTGCTCCTGAATCCTTCCCCGTAAAAGAACTTAAACAAATCTTCAATGAACTGATGGACGAAGAAGGCCCCGAAGCCCTTCAATACGGAGCTACCGAAGGAGTCCAGGAATTAAGGAAAATTCTTATGGAACGTTACCAAAAAGAAGGGCTTAACATAGGCATTGACAACCTTGCCATAACCACCTCATCCCAGCAGGCATTGTACATACTGGGCAAAATCTTTCTGGACAAGGGCGATAAAGTAGTTTGCGGATTGCCTTCCTATCTGGGTGGCATCAGCGCATTTCGCACTTTCGGTGCCGATATGCATGGCATCAGAACCGATGAAAAAGGAATGCGAAGCGATCACCTTGAAGAGAAACTTAAGGAGTTCAGGAAACAGGGGACCAAACCAAAATTCATCTATGTGATTCCCGATTTTCAAAACCCCACGGGAATTACCATGCCGGAATCCCGGAGAAAGGAAATCATTAATCTTGCCCGGGAATATGATGTGCTTATTGTTGAAGACAATCCTTACCGCGAAATCCGGTTTGAAGGTGAACCCCAAAGAACCATATTCGAGCTGGATAATAGCTGGCAGGTGATCACACTGGGCAGCCTTTCCAAAACATTCTCGCCCGGACTTCGGCTAGGTTGGGCAATCGGGGATAAGAACATTATCGATCAAATGGTCGTCGCCAAACAATCTCTCGATCTGTGCACGCCCACCTTAACACAAAAATTGGCAGCCCGATACATTAAGGAAGGATACCTCGATGAACATCTGAAAAAAACCACCCGACAGTACAAAAGAAAACGGGATAATATGATTGAAGCCTTCAGAAAATATATGCCTGAAGGCGTAACATGGAACGAACCGCACGGTGGTTTGTTTTTGTTCCTATATTTGCCTGAATATATGGATTCCCAAAAACTATTTTATACGGCAATAAAAAAAGAAGTTGCCTTCGTTATGGGAGATGTATTCCATTGTGATGGTTCAGGCAAAAATACCTTGCGTATCAATTTCTCTTATGTTGATGAGGAAAGGGCTACAGAAGGAATAAAACGACTGGCCCATGCCATTAAAGAAGAAATGAAAACCCAATGA
- a CDS encoding lysophospholipid acyltransferase family protein gives MKHPGFILFDAFSRFLSMLPKRAMYSFADLLFLVGYYLLGYRKKVVYENLRNAFPEKSYKEIRKTAKRFYKHLSDVMIEDVAMLHMSPKRLNQFVSVKDLDLLDALYQRNKNVMGILGHYGNWELLTTIPLHTSYTILTVYKPLKNQFFDRKIYEMRRRFDEIPIPMRQAYKSIARYQKKGQPYIVGMVADQSPPKSGRNYRTTFLNQETLFFLGSEKIARKFNHTVIFPAVKKIKRGSYEIRSRLLIENAAETKETEITEKYVRALEDLIREKPEYWLWSHRRWKHTKNNG, from the coding sequence ATGAAGCATCCGGGATTCATACTTTTTGATGCCTTTAGCCGGTTTCTCTCCATGTTGCCCAAACGGGCGATGTATTCATTTGCCGATCTACTTTTCCTCGTGGGGTATTACCTTCTTGGCTACAGGAAAAAGGTGGTATATGAAAACCTCCGCAATGCTTTTCCGGAAAAATCATACAAAGAAATCAGGAAAACAGCCAAAAGATTCTACAAACACCTGAGCGATGTGATGATTGAGGATGTAGCCATGCTTCATATGAGCCCCAAAAGGCTCAATCAATTTGTCAGTGTGAAAGATCTGGACTTGTTGGATGCGCTTTATCAACGCAATAAAAATGTCATGGGTATTCTCGGGCATTACGGGAACTGGGAATTACTGACCACCATTCCGCTTCATACCTCATACACCATATTAACCGTATATAAGCCGCTTAAAAACCAATTTTTCGACAGAAAAATATATGAGATGCGCAGGCGATTTGATGAAATTCCCATACCCATGCGGCAAGCCTACAAATCCATAGCGCGTTATCAAAAGAAGGGTCAGCCCTATATTGTGGGCATGGTAGCCGATCAGAGCCCGCCAAAAAGCGGCAGGAATTACCGAACCACCTTTCTTAACCAGGAGACTTTATTTTTTTTGGGATCTGAAAAAATCGCCAGAAAGTTCAACCACACCGTAATATTTCCGGCAGTAAAAAAGATAAAAAGGGGTTCCTATGAAATTCGCTCCCGTCTGTTGATTGAAAATGCCGCAGAAACCAAAGAAACTGAAATCACCGAAAAATATGTAAGAGCGCTGGAAGACCTCATCCGGGAAAAACCGGAGTACTGGCTGTGGTCGCACAGGCGGTGGAAACACACAAAGAACAATGGTTGA
- a CDS encoding inositol monophosphatase — MDLEKLTEEVKDLSEEAGKFIMNERHKLSSDNIESKGHNDFVTYVDKTSEEKLVRGLDEILPEAGFIVEENTTQKKGERYNWIIDPLDGTTNYIHGIKPFSISIALEKDEEIILGLVNELGSNEIFTAWTDSPAYLNGVPIKVSSTATLEESIVATGFPFKNFNRLDSYMALLTHFMRNSHGIRRFGSAAADLCYTASGRFEAFFEYSLKPWDVAAGSFILKQAGGKVSDFNGGNGYLFNQEILAANSNVFNRILEDIKRYMIDNK, encoded by the coding sequence ATGGATCTTGAAAAACTAACGGAAGAAGTTAAGGATTTATCGGAAGAAGCAGGAAAATTTATCATGAATGAGCGGCATAAACTTTCTTCTGACAATATAGAATCAAAAGGTCATAATGATTTTGTAACCTATGTGGATAAAACGTCAGAAGAAAAGCTTGTCAGGGGATTGGATGAAATTCTCCCGGAAGCGGGATTTATTGTGGAAGAGAACACCACACAGAAAAAGGGAGAGCGGTATAACTGGATTATCGACCCGCTGGACGGGACCACCAATTACATTCACGGAATAAAACCCTTCTCCATCAGCATTGCATTGGAAAAGGATGAAGAGATCATACTGGGTTTGGTCAATGAACTGGGAAGCAATGAAATATTTACTGCCTGGACGGACAGCCCGGCTTATCTGAACGGAGTTCCAATAAAGGTTTCCAGCACCGCTACACTTGAGGAGAGCATTGTGGCTACCGGGTTTCCGTTCAAAAATTTCAACAGGCTGGACTCTTATATGGCACTTTTAACACATTTTATGCGCAATTCGCATGGCATCAGAAGATTTGGTTCAGCAGCCGCCGACCTTTGCTATACAGCCAGCGGAAGATTTGAAGCATTCTTTGAATACAGCCTCAAACCATGGGATGTGGCAGCGGGATCCTTCATTCTGAAACAGGCCGGCGGGAAAGTTTCGGATTTCAACGGTGGAAACGGTTACCTTTTCAACCAGGAAATACTGGCGGCCAACAGCAATGTTTTCAACCGGATTCTTGAAGACATAAAGCGTTACATGATCGACAACAAGTAA
- the mtaB gene encoding tRNA (N(6)-L-threonylcarbamoyladenosine(37)-C(2))-methylthiotransferase MtaB: MRVAFHTLGCKLNFAETSTLAGKFLDQGYERVDFNEEADVYVINTCSVTSKADRKSKEAIKKARNQNPEAKIVVAGCYAQLQSEKIAGIEGVDIILGSNEKFRILEYLKNHESQEQPEIHTCALDNAVKYYPSFSLGDRTRSFLKIQDGCDYACSYCTVPLARGKSRNQSIGSILDEARCIAGSGIKEVVLTGVNIGDFGKSTGESFYDLINQLEKIEGIDRFRISSIEPNLLNDEIIRFVARSEKFLPHFHIPLQSGCNEILGKMKRRYRRELFEDRIAQIKKHIPGAFIGVDVIVGFPGEDRDKFRETFQFLENLDASYYHVFSYSQRPGTSAAEMSGQVPGNEIKHRSREIQQLAEEKKQKFYRQHLGEKRKVLFENTSDNGSITGFTDNYIKVEADGNENLHGKIRNTVLKKINNQGNVTGKIIPV; this comes from the coding sequence ATGCGGGTGGCCTTTCATACACTGGGATGCAAACTGAACTTTGCGGAAACTTCCACACTGGCCGGGAAATTCCTGGACCAGGGATATGAACGTGTAGATTTCAATGAAGAAGCCGATGTTTATGTGATCAACACCTGTTCCGTAACCAGTAAGGCCGACAGAAAAAGCAAAGAGGCCATTAAAAAGGCAAGGAACCAGAATCCGGAGGCTAAAATTGTTGTAGCAGGCTGTTATGCCCAGCTTCAATCTGAAAAAATAGCCGGCATAGAAGGAGTGGACATAATTCTGGGAAGCAATGAAAAATTCCGTATTCTTGAATATCTTAAAAATCATGAATCACAAGAACAGCCGGAAATCCACACGTGTGCCCTGGACAACGCTGTAAAATATTATCCCTCCTTTTCCTTGGGCGACCGAACCCGCTCGTTTCTGAAAATACAGGATGGATGCGATTATGCATGCTCTTACTGTACGGTGCCGCTGGCAAGAGGTAAAAGCCGGAATCAAAGCATCGGGAGCATCCTGGACGAAGCCCGCTGCATAGCCGGGTCCGGCATCAAGGAGGTGGTGCTTACAGGTGTGAATATTGGAGATTTTGGCAAATCCACCGGCGAATCCTTTTATGATCTGATCAATCAACTGGAAAAGATTGAGGGGATCGATAGATTCCGCATCTCTTCCATTGAGCCCAATCTGCTGAATGATGAAATCATCCGCTTTGTTGCCCGATCAGAAAAGTTCCTGCCTCATTTTCATATTCCTTTGCAATCCGGATGCAACGAGATCCTTGGCAAGATGAAAAGACGATACAGGCGGGAGCTTTTCGAAGACAGGATAGCACAAATCAAAAAGCACATTCCCGGTGCCTTTATTGGAGTTGATGTGATCGTGGGCTTCCCGGGAGAAGACAGGGATAAATTCAGAGAAACCTTTCAATTCCTCGAAAATCTGGATGCCAGCTATTATCACGTATTCTCCTATTCTCAGAGACCCGGTACTTCAGCTGCCGAAATGAGCGGACAGGTACCGGGCAATGAAATAAAACACAGAAGCAGAGAAATTCAGCAACTGGCAGAGGAAAAAAAACAAAAGTTCTACAGACAACATCTGGGGGAAAAGAGAAAAGTGCTGTTCGAAAACACAAGCGACAATGGCAGCATAACAGGTTTCACAGATAATTATATCAAGGTGGAAGCGGATGGTAACGAGAACCTTCACGGGAAAATCAGGAATACGGTTCTAAAAAAGATTAATAATCAAGGCAATGTAACAGGAAAGATCATTCCGGTATAA
- a CDS encoding calcineurin-like phosphoesterase family protein has product MRQVLFISIAAVFFLLPGLQNNSTLYAQTGSTVKGIVYHDKTENGSFDPSGDEPLEGIAVSNGRDVVVTNSDGVYELPVIENSPVFVIKPRNWRLPVDENQMPRFYYMHSTEGASGEDFEGLSPTGPLPESVNFPLYPAEEPDDFDVLVFGDTQPRDHKEIGYIERDVLSELTDTDAAFGVTLGDVVFDDLNLFDHLTSSISTIGIPWKYLTGNHDIDFSGNNNTDARGAWYRTFGPSYYSFSYGPAHFIVLDDVRWIVEEDERYYRTGLGEDQMEFLRNEIERLENDRLLVLLAHIPYEGSTGWQDDGEKEAFYDLLASHPKSVTLAGHTHRHYHHFIGNEYGYPGNEPHHMISVGTVCGSWWSGAPGEFGIPHAMMSDGTPNGYATLHIDGNDWKLSWKTAGRPADFQMHIHAPESVIADDTETIKVTANIYNALPSAEVQMRIGNEGEWVDMERSREKAPERLKVMEREEQLDEVPWRKLGGAHDSEHIWVAEPEVLPDPRVHLIQVKAEDKWWKYEGNQLLFVK; this is encoded by the coding sequence ATGAGACAAGTTTTATTTATTTCTATCGCGGCAGTTTTTTTCCTGCTCCCAGGTTTGCAAAACAATTCAACCCTTTATGCACAAACCGGATCGACCGTTAAAGGGATCGTTTATCATGACAAAACAGAAAACGGCTCCTTTGATCCTTCCGGGGACGAACCCCTTGAGGGTATTGCCGTTTCCAATGGACGTGATGTGGTAGTTACAAACAGTGATGGTGTTTATGAGCTGCCGGTTATAGAGAATTCGCCCGTATTCGTTATTAAACCCCGCAACTGGCGGTTACCGGTAGACGAAAATCAAATGCCCCGTTTTTACTATATGCATAGCACAGAAGGTGCATCCGGCGAAGATTTTGAAGGTTTGTCCCCTACAGGGCCATTGCCCGAATCGGTTAATTTCCCGCTTTATCCTGCTGAAGAGCCGGATGATTTTGATGTTCTTGTTTTTGGCGACACCCAGCCCCGGGATCACAAGGAAATTGGATATATTGAACGGGATGTACTCTCTGAATTGACAGACACAGATGCAGCCTTTGGTGTAACGCTTGGCGATGTGGTATTTGATGATCTCAACCTGTTTGATCATTTAACATCCAGCATTTCAACCATTGGCATTCCCTGGAAATATCTTACGGGTAATCACGATATTGATTTTTCAGGCAACAACAACACAGATGCCCGCGGTGCTTGGTACAGAACCTTTGGACCGTCTTACTATTCATTCAGCTATGGTCCTGCCCATTTCATTGTGCTCGATGATGTAAGATGGATCGTTGAGGAGGACGAGCGTTATTACAGAACCGGCCTGGGTGAGGATCAGATGGAATTTTTAAGGAATGAGATTGAACGTCTGGAGAATGATCGGTTGCTGGTTCTACTTGCTCATATACCCTATGAAGGATCAACGGGATGGCAGGATGATGGTGAGAAAGAAGCTTTTTATGACCTTCTGGCAAGTCACCCCAAAAGTGTTACCCTGGCCGGCCATACACACAGGCATTATCACCATTTTATTGGCAATGAATACGGATATCCGGGGAATGAACCGCATCATATGATCAGTGTGGGAACCGTTTGCGGCTCATGGTGGTCAGGTGCTCCCGGTGAATTTGGAATACCTCATGCCATGATGTCGGATGGGACACCAAACGGGTATGCTACGCTTCATATTGATGGGAACGACTGGAAATTAAGTTGGAAGACAGCCGGAAGGCCAGCGGATTTTCAGATGCACATTCATGCCCCGGAATCTGTGATTGCTGATGATACTGAGACAATAAAGGTAACTGCCAATATCTATAATGCTTTGCCTTCGGCGGAGGTGCAAATGAGAATTGGAAATGAGGGTGAATGGGTCGATATGGAAAGGAGCCGGGAGAAGGCTCCGGAAAGGCTGAAAGTTATGGAACGGGAAGAGCAGCTTGATGAGGTGCCCTGGCGAAAGTTGGGTGGTGCCCATGATTCAGAACATATCTGGGTAGCCGAACCTGAGGTTTTACCCGATCCCCGTGTGCACCTGATACAGGTGAAAGCTGAGGACAAATGGTGGAAATACGAGGGGAATCAACTCCTGTTCGTTAAATAG
- a CDS encoding histidine phosphatase family protein has translation MSNQKQLFIVRHGKSSWKYESIEDIDRHLKEKGIQDAYTMAKRLKDKKIKPDLIISSPAARAFHTASIFARTLDYSSEDITIRDHFYPGDDSEIIDTIKELDEHVNSVMIFGHNPAFTDTANHFLSEKLDKLPTSGIAMVYFNTDSWKDTDKDNVDRVEINYPKKKK, from the coding sequence ATGAGCAATCAAAAGCAGCTTTTTATCGTACGTCACGGAAAATCCTCCTGGAAATACGAAAGCATTGAAGATATAGACCGCCATTTGAAGGAAAAGGGCATCCAGGATGCCTACACCATGGCGAAACGGCTTAAAGATAAAAAGATTAAGCCCGATCTGATAATCAGTAGCCCGGCAGCACGGGCATTTCACACGGCAAGCATATTTGCCAGAACACTGGATTATTCGTCCGAGGATATTACAATTCGGGATCATTTTTATCCGGGAGATGACAGTGAAATCATCGACACAATCAAAGAACTGGATGAACATGTGAATTCGGTGATGATATTCGGGCACAACCCGGCTTTTACCGATACAGCAAACCATTTCCTTTCGGAAAAACTGGATAAACTGCCTACTTCCGGAATCGCCATGGTCTATTTTAATACGGATTCCTGGAAAGATACTGACAAAGACAATGTGGACCGGGTGGAAATTAATTATCCCAAAAAGAAAAAATAA